The genomic segment TTAAAAGTGTATGGAGatacactgcagactggactcCATATAAATGAATTCAACGCGGGTCACATGTTGAAATATGCGTATCTACTTTCTGAAAGGGGTATAAGATGTAAGCCATAAGTAGTTGATATTGTGGTTAGGTATCTTACCCTACACTGGCCCTGCACTGCAACCTCATTGTGAGCCTCACAGATTGCCTGGAGAAGAAATATTCAGAACATGTCAGTTTGATACTGCTAAAACAATCTACACTTTAAAATACACATGCAGAGATCTTTCTAAAAGATACAACTGCAAATTAGCTGTGACTAACTACGTGTtgctgagaagaaaaaaacaaacaaaaaaaaaacagatttgagGTTTTAAAAAAGACACATATTCCTAATAGTACATTCCGTAATAATACACAAGTGCCTTTGAGTGACAAAGATTTAGCAGTGCCTGGCGCCACCAAGTGggtaaaacaaaacatgtacaGTAGGTGGTGCATTACTGGCAGACGTTTCAGAAATTAGGTATTTGCTTTgggtttatttagttttttttttttttttttttttttttacatgtagtAATGCAGTTGAGTAtttttagttgattagtcattacattttaagtgtttattCAACATTTTATCAAGAGGTTATATTCTTATATAAGACCGGAACTATATTCTTCTGCCGATCATTATCTCATGGACAATTAAacttttaaattcaattaaCAGTAGAATATAAAGCAGCTTCAACGGTTTGTATGTTTATCTTACCTGGTTCTTCTCCAGATGTTTGGCACGGTCATCAGCAGACATGTTTGCAGTCTCATCCAGAAACTTCTTCAGGGCAGAGTCACTATCTAAAcagacaaaattaaaaaaaataaaaaaaaaaaaaaaactcttaaaagtTAAAGTCAGAAACCAAATGCCATTCACTCAcattaaaatatttcaaatcACAACCCGCCTCACCAAATAACTGTCACCAATTATCCAgttattaaaatacaaaaaaaggggGAGAATTAATGGTAGCGCCATCCATTTTAAAAATGCACTTCATTTCATTGCCcagcaaatatttaaaatagtcTTATTTCTTAAGATATACTGGAGAActaaaccctggacctctgatTTGACTGGGCAGTGAAATTAGGGGCTGCTCCATCATCAGTCAATGAAGCACTTTATATGGTGGCCTCATTTTTCAAACCATTTGCATGCCAACTCACAGATTGCCTGGAGAAGAAATATTCAGAACATGTCTATTCTATTCTAACTCTATAATCCTAATGAGTTTACGTTTCTGGCTGAGTCATTGATACTGACAGTCAGCATTATGCTCCttttataaatacatattttgtaaTATCAATATTGCACTTACTACGGTACCAGTGCTTATTTGATATGCACTCACCAAAAGTCAGTTTGCTTTTGTTGTTGGCCACAGCATGCAGCAGGGCAATGGTGCCACAGGAATTGACTGCGGTCTGCTTCAAGAAATAAACCTCAGAGCCTCCTGCAACCTTGTCTGCCTGCTGCTGTCTAAAAGACTCATGCtgcaatacacacagacagagcatGGTCACGGTCATCAGATAGAGCACAGTCATGGTCATCTGCCCATGATCAAAATTGGAAACAGCAATCAACAGAACAATAGAAACGTTGGCAATATATTATTGGTGTCAtttataaagcaaaaaaaaataaattataattcaagTTACAGCTTCTCCAATGGAAGGATTTTCATTGGAAcatattattgtaaattttgaACTGCTGATCAGACGAAACAATGCATTTGTAGACATCATTTTGACCTATGGGAAActcattttcataatttttcacAATGATCTAAACACTTTGTAGACCAACTGATAtttgattaattgaaaaaacagtaaatagtTAAATTTAGTTTTATCTATATTTTGGCTGTTGACCACTGGGATGTGGTCTGGCTCTCATTAACATTCCAAGCGAATCTGAGAATGATTTCTGTAATAGGTCTGTGATTTGTCTAGGTTTGACAGGATAACtcaaattgagaaaaaaaaaaaaaaaaaaaagaaaaaagggtaaACATCTGCTGATTCATTTCCTTGCTATCATCCAGTCTCCCGCTATTGTACCCAtcacataacaacataacagCCCTTTCTCGCTCTCCATCCATGCCCTCCCTGCACCTCAGTCTCACCCCACCCAAGACAGCCTTGTGTCACTGGATCACCCCACCCATGCCTTCCAGGAAGTAGTCTCCACCGCCACGCCATTATTACCTGTTGTGTCAGTGGGAAGAGCAGCATTAAGGCACAGCATGGTTTCGGGACGGCGGACAGTTGCTCACTCTCCAGCCCCAGCACATCAACGAAGCGCCAGCTTTCACCCACGCCTAGCTTGCTCATCATCTGGAACACACAGCCAGGGAAATAAACAAAACACGATGACGATGCATGTGAAACGGCTGTGGTTTCAGAGGCGACATATAGAAATGATCCCTAGGAGGGTGTTCAAAGATGCTGCGTTGTGTTGGTCCAGTCAGACCACACCCTTTAGCCTAGACACTGGGGACAGCGCTGGGGATGATGCTGACGCTCATTAAAACCAAATAAACGCTTCTCCCGTTTGTTGTCGCATCTCCTTTTGATATAatgaactagctagctaacgttaacgttacgaCTTTTACATTTATACAGTTCACAATAGCACTATAATCTTTGTATTAATGGCGTGGTTGCGATCTGGTGGTGTTTAAACGGCAGTCTCAGTAATTGTTTAACTGCCCTCAAAACTAATGTAGCTAGCGACTGTAAAACTTACCTGACAGTTGAATCAAACGGTTACCAATACGTCGACACTGCTCAGCGTTTAACTTAGCTAACCGTTTGTTACTCACCTTGTTCAGCATCTGAAACGACATAAACAGAGACTACATGTGAGTTAGTTGTCGGTGAAAATGTTACGGTGTTAACAAATTAACAAACAGTTACTGCTCCCCACCTCGGGGTTGATCTCCATTGGTGTCCACTCCATATTTGCACTGTTTCGGTGTGACTCCGCAAATTGTGCCTTCTTGCTGTGTCGGTTTCTGCAGCTGTCAGTTGAACTTAGAGAGCGTACCCGTACTTTATGCTGCCGGTCATACCACTTACCGACAAACAGGGGGGTGGGTTCAGATCAAATAACCGGTGGTATACATAATGTAACCGGACTCCTAATAAATATCAGAGTGATTTTTAACGTTATATTTTTTTGCTACACATTTAGCCATGTAGTGATATCATAGAAAGATATATATccatattataaaaatatttaagaCAAATCACACCGCTAAATGTGAGATCACTCAACTCTAATCACGTTCTTTCCAGAGTGATAGAGATATAGCTCTATGGATCTGGTTCTTTCTAGAAAGAAAAGTATGACGTTTTGATCGCTGAGAGTCTATGCTTCCTATCAACAATGGTTCTGACCGTACAATCTATGGTTCTGGCTAATGTTCTAATTTCTGTGGATTAATTTGTTCTTTTGTTGCTAATTTGCACACAGGTCTTCTGTTTATTCCATACCAATTGGTGTGGTTGCTGCTGCCGGTAATGTAAAACACTAGTACCAGAGCTTGCTGGGAAAGATTTAATTTACCTGCCAGGTAAGGTTTAtgcggaagaggattagggccacatgttaaaacatgtatttgagttctgagtttagtcataattctgagaataaagtcagcaTGCTGAATTCTGATTTTAGTCTCAGAATTCAGAGTTTTTTCTCAAAATTATATGATTTAAAGTCAGActtctgacttttttctcagaaaattctttaatttaaaattcTGACTTTGAAGTCAGAACTAAAATTTTcacgtggccctaatcctcttctgtaGAAATAGGCCTACAACAGCAAATGGAAAAGCTTTCAGTTAATTATTGTAAGGATAGTTGAGCATCTAATGTGGCTGTGTGTAATGTACCATTGATCACTTTGAAAAGAAAGTGAATCATGTGTAAAAGAAAGAATGGCCACACCCTAACTGAAATAACTGTTGAAATACATTGCCAACAAATGGTATTAATGTTCTTCTATAACTTGTGGATGACATCTAATATAAAGAACATAATGTATAAGTTTTGTTCTCTTATAAGGCACATGTACCTCCAACATGGCAGAAAAAAGGTGCATTCTGTGAAATATGTCTGGACTGATTGTGTATAATGATAGAAGacgtgctgtggagataggtctggcaatgcaagacgtATATGGAATGACATGATAATGTTTTTCTATGCAAAATTTTATTTTGGCTTTTAAAGATAAGACAATTGTAAATTCTGGTGGtcgtttttttgtctttttagaaCCTTAACCAATTGTTTCAGAATAAAGATATGGAGCTAAGTAGCATAAAGACTAACTTGACCTTTGTGAACCAAATTTATTTAATCACTATACTGTGTTCACTGATACAAAGAGGATGTCAGTGCTTCCTAACAGTTCGggagaaaagtaaaaaaggaATTTTAAGTCTAATCTACTTCTGCTTTTGTCAAAGAGAAAACTGCAGGAAGTAGAGCTTTTTATTATGTGTTCTATATTTGCAACAATATGTTGCCAACTACCTTTAAAGCTGTATGTGACTCAATTGTAgtttaacattatttatttatttttaccagtGGTGAGTTGTCTCCTGCAGGACACATTTAACTCAAGACATTCATGCTAACATTCCACATGTTACTCAATCCACCATAATCTGCAAGAAAATGCTTGTTTATTACGCTAACATCATCTAAAGTGCAACAGACCTCAGTGGCCAAATGTGACCAAAGTTCAGGGTGCTGCTATTATCCCAGTATAGAGCAAtatactgtaatgtactgtttATTGAGTATTAAGGGCAATTTTAAATTCTATGCATATTCACTCGGTAATCCTTAGGATTGCATACTTTGCATTAATTAGAGTTACCCTTTACTGCCTACAGTTACAGACTGGCTGAATTCTGAATTAAATTACTTCTATATTCTTTGCTGCAGGGTGAAATCATATCGCCGGCAGattgggctgggtttacccagtctagtgGTCACCTGCTTTGTTTTAGGTTGTGGCTGTGTGGCTCACCACTTCCTCCTGGTGGCACTGTAACCTATGTATCTGCACTTGCTTTCACTAGAAGTAGCCTATGATGATTGTTCTGTGAACAGTGATGATGGTGACTGTACTGGCTTTCATAACACTCAATAACACTCtttgcattttgtttatgttttgttataattagttttttttaccctGAGCTCTCATTGTATGTCTGACATTAACAGAAAATAGAGGAAGCACTTGCGACCATAACTCAAAGGGCTTTCCAAGTACAGCACATTTCTTTGACATGCATGTGGAAATAATGTAATCATGTATCCCTCATCATCCCCCATGCCAGTGTTGCTCTGTAGCTGCATATTTTATTCATGCTGGGTTTGActttgaaaatatgttttaatcaGAAGCGAAGATAGACGATCCCAAAAGATATCGATTATACATCCCTGCAGGGTGACGTCAgtggctgtgtgtgcgtgtgtgtgtgtgtgtgtgtgtgtgtgtgtgtgtgtgtgtgtgtgtgtgtgtgaaagagaaagagatggcCTGTGGGTTAATGGGTTCATAGGTCAACGCAATATGGGTAGCTGTTGATTTCTTATGTGTCTAcgtgtccatctgtctgtctgggtgTTAAATGAAGTATTTGTGGGTGGTTAAAAAGTGGACAAGTAAGAGTGAGGCAGCGGTGTGTAGATACAAAATTTCagtagaagaagagaagagagcgGCGAGAACTCCtatctttcttttatttttggttttctCTCATTACACTGAATGCGGAT from the Perca flavescens isolate YP-PL-M2 chromosome 2, PFLA_1.0, whole genome shotgun sequence genome contains:
- the uchl1 gene encoding ubiquitin carboxyl-terminal hydrolase isozyme L1, whose product is MEWTPMEINPEMLNKMMSKLGVGESWRFVDVLGLESEQLSAVPKPCCALMLLFPLTQQHESFRQQQADKVAGGSEVYFLKQTAVNSCGTIALLHAVANNKSKLTFDSDSALKKFLDETANMSADDRAKHLEKNQAICEAHNEVAVQGQCRPEADKVNFHFIAFVNANGELYEFDGRLAGPVKHGATKDESFIMDASKVCRGFMEREQGEVRFSAVALCHS